One window of Sandaracinaceae bacterium genomic DNA carries:
- a CDS encoding DUF3341 domain-containing protein, producing the protein MSDIHVIAYRTPAEASLAVDHLVANGVPRDDIGLLMSDRAHGAHFDLDENTKATEGAGIGGAVGGALGAIGATAAAVAGVAIPGVGFLAAGPIMTALAGLGAGAAAGGLTGGLVGLGIPEHEVKAYEEVLEEDGVLVGVTKADGSRADLVEGLEDKTQPVRIAS; encoded by the coding sequence ATGAGCGACATTCACGTCATCGCGTACCGCACCCCCGCCGAGGCCTCGCTGGCCGTCGACCATCTGGTCGCGAACGGCGTCCCTCGGGACGACATCGGCCTGCTGATGAGCGACCGAGCCCATGGCGCGCACTTCGACCTCGACGAGAACACCAAGGCCACGGAGGGCGCAGGCATCGGCGGCGCGGTCGGCGGCGCGCTCGGCGCGATCGGCGCGACCGCTGCGGCGGTCGCCGGGGTGGCGATCCCGGGCGTCGGTTTCCTCGCGGCCGGACCCATCATGACCGCGCTGGCTGGCCTCGGCGCAGGCGCCGCGGCGGGCGGCCTCACCGGCGGCCTCGTCGGGCTCGGGATCCCCGAGCACGAGGTCAAGGCGTACGAGGAGGTCCTCGAGGAGGACGGCGTCCTCGTCGGTGTCACGAAGGCGGACGGCTCCCGCGCGGACCTGGTCGAGGGCCTCGAAGACAAGACGCAGCCGGTTCGGATCGCGAGCTGA